In one window of Brassica rapa cultivar Chiifu-401-42 chromosome A07, CAAS_Brap_v3.01, whole genome shotgun sequence DNA:
- the LOC117126423 gene encoding LOW QUALITY PROTEIN: LOB domain-containing protein 5-like (The sequence of the model RefSeq protein was modified relative to this genomic sequence to represent the inferred CDS: inserted 2 bases in 1 codon; substituted 1 base at 1 genomic stop codon), with protein sequence MQDDYEAATKLFGTQNIIRMMKLAAHEQKHLLASSILKEGAAWIGGGYGVIXKLXWEIKLHEAYLSEIRKKISEEKNN encoded by the exons at GCAAGACGATTATGAAGCTGCTACTAAACTGTTTggtacacaaaatattataagaatGATGAAACTTGCTGCTCATGAACAAAAACATTTGTTAGCATCATCGATACTCAAAGAAGGTGCTGCATGGATCGGAGGTGGATATGGAGTGATATAAAAGCT ATGGGAAATCAAATTACATGAAGCCTACCTCTCTGAGATAAGGAAGAAgatttcagaagaaaaaaacaattag
- the LOC103828956 gene encoding putative zinc finger CCCH domain-containing protein 9 isoform X4, with translation MSDREDSEMEIEEAKKNDPRRESTSMEETEGQDTDLRTREADDRTDWRHKRDPRSSAEKRDNATQMRHELGQSSEYPVRTGVADCYYYLKNGGCFFGRSCRYNHPPLPGARDCEQYLQTGQCSYGRRCRFNHPLTHLAPYFQKGGCKHGSSFQFTNSMRGDGIEPMRQATTWGRRSDERRHETESSSRAEKRARTIPDYPSVIQDVSDEVGAGQNSWLQRRRAQRGKIDCGQRRVSEEERTLRETVPCTVLVLYSQERQTHDLEEQKQRERVYENLRIDQIKASVQSDGGIQTEQRLEIPENHSVNAQENLQEQADVEKEKRKAQEKAQEERSRSLTGNVDQLIQSLQDNIGIGRKKGDGV, from the exons ATGAGCGACAGGGAGGACTCAGAGATGGAAATCGAGGAGGCTAAAAAAAATGATCCGAGAAGAGAGTCGACATCCATGGAAGAAACCGAG GGGCAAGATACGGATTTGAGGACGAGGGAAGCTGATGATAGAACTGATTGGAGACACAAAAGAGATCCAAGATCCTCGGCAGAGAAAAGG GATAATGCAACTCAGATGCGACACGAATTGGGTCAGTCGAGTGAGTATCCAGTTCGTACAGGTGTAGCAGATTGTTACTATTACCTGAAAAACGGTGGTTGTTTCTTTGGACGAAGTTGCAGATACAATCATCCACCG CTTCCAGGTGCAAGAGATTGTGAGCAATATCTACAGACAGGACAGTGTAGCTATGGACGTAGGTGCCGATTCAATCATCCTCTTACTCATCTTGCACCG TACTTTCAGAAAGGAGGTTGTAAGCACGGCTCAAGTTTTCAATTTACTAATTCAATGAGAGGGGATGGTATAGAGCCTATGCGTCAG GCTACAACTTGGGGTAGGAGATCTGATGAGAGGAGACACGAAACAGAGTCAAGCTCTAGGGCAGAGAAGAGG GCGAGAACTATTCCGGATTATCCAAGCGTGATCCAAGATGTAAGTGATGAAGTAGGGGCGGGACAAAACAGTTGGTTGCAGAGGAGACGAGCTCAGAGAGGGAAAATTGACTGCGGGCAAAGGAGAGTGAGTGAGGAGGAACGAACACTGAGAGAGACAGTACCTTGCACTGTTCTTGTACTCTATTCACAGGAGAGGCAAACTCATGATCTGGAGGAACAGAAACAGAGGGAAAGGGTGTACGAAAATTTGAGAATTGATCAG ATCAAAGCCTCGGTTCAATCAGATGGAGGGATTCAAACGGAACAGAGACTGGAG ATACCAGAGAATCACAGCGTTAATGCTCAAGAGAATCTTCAAGAGCAGGCAGAtgtggagaaggagaagagaaagGCTCAAGAGAAAGCGCAGGAGGAACGTAGTAGATCATTAACAGGTAACGTGGATCAGCTCATACAGTCACTACAAGATAATATTGGGATTGGGAGGAAAAAGGGCGATGGGGTTTAA
- the LOC103828956 gene encoding putative zinc finger CCCH domain-containing protein 9 isoform X2, with product MSDREDSEMEIEEAKKNDPRRESTSMEETEGQDTDLRTREADDRTDWRHKRDPRSSAEKRDNATQMRHELGQSSEYPVRTGVADCYYYLKNGGCFFGRSCRYNHPPLGDDTVQPSAYKVRLGATNCEQYLHTGQCTYGSRCWFNHPPLPGARDCEQYLQTGQCSYGRRCRFNHPLTHLAPYFQKGGCKHGSSFQFTNSMRGDGIEPMRQATTWGRRSDERRHETESSSRAEKRARTIPDYPSVIQDVSDEVGAGQNSWLQRRRAQRGKIDCGQRRVSEEERTLRETVPCTVLVLYSQERQTHDLEEQKQRERVYENLRIDQIKASVQSDGGIQTEQRLEIPENHSVNAQENLQEQADVEKEKRKAQEKAQEERSRSLTGNVDQLIQSLQDNIGIGRKKGDGV from the exons ATGAGCGACAGGGAGGACTCAGAGATGGAAATCGAGGAGGCTAAAAAAAATGATCCGAGAAGAGAGTCGACATCCATGGAAGAAACCGAG GGGCAAGATACGGATTTGAGGACGAGGGAAGCTGATGATAGAACTGATTGGAGACACAAAAGAGATCCAAGATCCTCGGCAGAGAAAAGG GATAATGCAACTCAGATGCGACACGAATTGGGTCAGTCGAGTGAGTATCCAGTTCGTACAGGTGTAGCAGATTGTTACTATTACCTGAAAAACGGTGGTTGTTTCTTTGGACGAAGTTGCAGATACAATCATCCACCG TTGGGAGATGACACGGTGCAACCGAGTGCGTATAAAGTTCGTCTAGGTGCAACAAATTGCGAACAGTATCTACACACTGGGCAGTGTACCTATGGAAGTAGATGCTGGTTCAATCATCCACCG CTTCCAGGTGCAAGAGATTGTGAGCAATATCTACAGACAGGACAGTGTAGCTATGGACGTAGGTGCCGATTCAATCATCCTCTTACTCATCTTGCACCG TACTTTCAGAAAGGAGGTTGTAAGCACGGCTCAAGTTTTCAATTTACTAATTCAATGAGAGGGGATGGTATAGAGCCTATGCGTCAG GCTACAACTTGGGGTAGGAGATCTGATGAGAGGAGACACGAAACAGAGTCAAGCTCTAGGGCAGAGAAGAGG GCGAGAACTATTCCGGATTATCCAAGCGTGATCCAAGATGTAAGTGATGAAGTAGGGGCGGGACAAAACAGTTGGTTGCAGAGGAGACGAGCTCAGAGAGGGAAAATTGACTGCGGGCAAAGGAGAGTGAGTGAGGAGGAACGAACACTGAGAGAGACAGTACCTTGCACTGTTCTTGTACTCTATTCACAGGAGAGGCAAACTCATGATCTGGAGGAACAGAAACAGAGGGAAAGGGTGTACGAAAATTTGAGAATTGATCAG ATCAAAGCCTCGGTTCAATCAGATGGAGGGATTCAAACGGAACAGAGACTGGAG ATACCAGAGAATCACAGCGTTAATGCTCAAGAGAATCTTCAAGAGCAGGCAGAtgtggagaaggagaagagaaagGCTCAAGAGAAAGCGCAGGAGGAACGTAGTAGATCATTAACAGGTAACGTGGATCAGCTCATACAGTCACTACAAGATAATATTGGGATTGGGAGGAAAAAGGGCGATGGGGTTTAA
- the LOC103828956 gene encoding putative zinc finger CCCH domain-containing protein 9 isoform X3: protein MSDREDSEMEIEEAKKNDPRRESTSMEETEGQDTDLRTREADDRTDWRHKRDPRSSAEKRDNATQMRHELGQSSEYPVRTGVADCYYYLKNGGCFFGRSCRYNHPPRNQLGDDTVQPSAYKVRLGATNCEQYLHTGQCTYGSRCWFNHPPLPGARDCEQYLQTGQCSYGRRCRFNHPLTHLAPATTWGRRSDERRHETESSSRAEKRARTIPDYPSVIQDVSDEVGAGQNSWLQRRRAQRGKIDCGQRRVSEEERTLRETVPCTVLVLYSQERQTHDLEEQKQRERVYENLRIDQIKASVQSDGGIQTEQRLEIPENHSVNAQENLQEQADVEKEKRKAQEKAQEERSRSLTGNVDQLIQSLQDNIGIGRKKGDGV, encoded by the exons ATGAGCGACAGGGAGGACTCAGAGATGGAAATCGAGGAGGCTAAAAAAAATGATCCGAGAAGAGAGTCGACATCCATGGAAGAAACCGAG GGGCAAGATACGGATTTGAGGACGAGGGAAGCTGATGATAGAACTGATTGGAGACACAAAAGAGATCCAAGATCCTCGGCAGAGAAAAGG GATAATGCAACTCAGATGCGACACGAATTGGGTCAGTCGAGTGAGTATCCAGTTCGTACAGGTGTAGCAGATTGTTACTATTACCTGAAAAACGGTGGTTGTTTCTTTGGACGAAGTTGCAGATACAATCATCCACCG AGAAATCAGTTGGGAGATGACACGGTGCAACCGAGTGCGTATAAAGTTCGTCTAGGTGCAACAAATTGCGAACAGTATCTACACACTGGGCAGTGTACCTATGGAAGTAGATGCTGGTTCAATCATCCACCG CTTCCAGGTGCAAGAGATTGTGAGCAATATCTACAGACAGGACAGTGTAGCTATGGACGTAGGTGCCGATTCAATCATCCTCTTACTCATCTTGCACCG GCTACAACTTGGGGTAGGAGATCTGATGAGAGGAGACACGAAACAGAGTCAAGCTCTAGGGCAGAGAAGAGG GCGAGAACTATTCCGGATTATCCAAGCGTGATCCAAGATGTAAGTGATGAAGTAGGGGCGGGACAAAACAGTTGGTTGCAGAGGAGACGAGCTCAGAGAGGGAAAATTGACTGCGGGCAAAGGAGAGTGAGTGAGGAGGAACGAACACTGAGAGAGACAGTACCTTGCACTGTTCTTGTACTCTATTCACAGGAGAGGCAAACTCATGATCTGGAGGAACAGAAACAGAGGGAAAGGGTGTACGAAAATTTGAGAATTGATCAG ATCAAAGCCTCGGTTCAATCAGATGGAGGGATTCAAACGGAACAGAGACTGGAG ATACCAGAGAATCACAGCGTTAATGCTCAAGAGAATCTTCAAGAGCAGGCAGAtgtggagaaggagaagagaaagGCTCAAGAGAAAGCGCAGGAGGAACGTAGTAGATCATTAACAGGTAACGTGGATCAGCTCATACAGTCACTACAAGATAATATTGGGATTGGGAGGAAAAAGGGCGATGGGGTTTAA
- the LOC103828956 gene encoding putative zinc finger CCCH domain-containing protein 9 isoform X1, with the protein MSDREDSEMEIEEAKKNDPRRESTSMEETEGQDTDLRTREADDRTDWRHKRDPRSSAEKRDNATQMRHELGQSSEYPVRTGVADCYYYLKNGGCFFGRSCRYNHPPRNQLGDDTVQPSAYKVRLGATNCEQYLHTGQCTYGSRCWFNHPPLPGARDCEQYLQTGQCSYGRRCRFNHPLTHLAPYFQKGGCKHGSSFQFTNSMRGDGIEPMRQATTWGRRSDERRHETESSSRAEKRARTIPDYPSVIQDVSDEVGAGQNSWLQRRRAQRGKIDCGQRRVSEEERTLRETVPCTVLVLYSQERQTHDLEEQKQRERVYENLRIDQIKASVQSDGGIQTEQRLEIPENHSVNAQENLQEQADVEKEKRKAQEKAQEERSRSLTGNVDQLIQSLQDNIGIGRKKGDGV; encoded by the exons ATGAGCGACAGGGAGGACTCAGAGATGGAAATCGAGGAGGCTAAAAAAAATGATCCGAGAAGAGAGTCGACATCCATGGAAGAAACCGAG GGGCAAGATACGGATTTGAGGACGAGGGAAGCTGATGATAGAACTGATTGGAGACACAAAAGAGATCCAAGATCCTCGGCAGAGAAAAGG GATAATGCAACTCAGATGCGACACGAATTGGGTCAGTCGAGTGAGTATCCAGTTCGTACAGGTGTAGCAGATTGTTACTATTACCTGAAAAACGGTGGTTGTTTCTTTGGACGAAGTTGCAGATACAATCATCCACCG AGAAATCAGTTGGGAGATGACACGGTGCAACCGAGTGCGTATAAAGTTCGTCTAGGTGCAACAAATTGCGAACAGTATCTACACACTGGGCAGTGTACCTATGGAAGTAGATGCTGGTTCAATCATCCACCG CTTCCAGGTGCAAGAGATTGTGAGCAATATCTACAGACAGGACAGTGTAGCTATGGACGTAGGTGCCGATTCAATCATCCTCTTACTCATCTTGCACCG TACTTTCAGAAAGGAGGTTGTAAGCACGGCTCAAGTTTTCAATTTACTAATTCAATGAGAGGGGATGGTATAGAGCCTATGCGTCAG GCTACAACTTGGGGTAGGAGATCTGATGAGAGGAGACACGAAACAGAGTCAAGCTCTAGGGCAGAGAAGAGG GCGAGAACTATTCCGGATTATCCAAGCGTGATCCAAGATGTAAGTGATGAAGTAGGGGCGGGACAAAACAGTTGGTTGCAGAGGAGACGAGCTCAGAGAGGGAAAATTGACTGCGGGCAAAGGAGAGTGAGTGAGGAGGAACGAACACTGAGAGAGACAGTACCTTGCACTGTTCTTGTACTCTATTCACAGGAGAGGCAAACTCATGATCTGGAGGAACAGAAACAGAGGGAAAGGGTGTACGAAAATTTGAGAATTGATCAG ATCAAAGCCTCGGTTCAATCAGATGGAGGGATTCAAACGGAACAGAGACTGGAG ATACCAGAGAATCACAGCGTTAATGCTCAAGAGAATCTTCAAGAGCAGGCAGAtgtggagaaggagaagagaaagGCTCAAGAGAAAGCGCAGGAGGAACGTAGTAGATCATTAACAGGTAACGTGGATCAGCTCATACAGTCACTACAAGATAATATTGGGATTGGGAGGAAAAAGGGCGATGGGGTTTAA
- the LOC103828956 gene encoding eukaryotic translation initiation factor 4E-3 isoform X5 — MAVESSSLPAIMAEEENLDPNTTNLIRIEKHVPAIKAICGGGDEGPSKEKKIMCGGEKSKSNTAVKPWHSFQNSWTFWFDNPSSKSNQTTWGSSLRSLYTFATIEEFWSLYNNMHPPTKWVHGADLYCFKHKIGPKWEDPVCADGGKWTMMFPKATLESSWLNTLLALVGEQFEKGDEICGAVLNFRTRGDKISIWTKNAANEKAQINIGKQWKELLGYTETIGFIFHEDAKTLDRTAKPRYTV; from the exons ATGGCGGTTGAGAGCTCTTCGCTACCAGCGATTATGGCGGAAGAGGAGAATCTCGATCCTAACACCACGAACCTTATCCGTATCGAGAAGCATGTCCCGGCGATTAAGGCTATCTGCGGCGGCGGCGATGAAGGTCCgtcgaaggagaagaagatcaTGTGCGGCGGAGAGAAATCGAAATCGAACACCGCAGTCAAACCTTGGCACTCGTTCCAGAACTCTTGGACCTTCTGGTTCGATAATCCATCGTCGAAATCGAATCAAACCACATGGGGAAGCTCTTTGAGATCCTTGTACACTTTCGCTACTATCGAGGAGTTCTGGAG TCTTTACAATAACATGCATCCTCCAACCAAGTGGGTTCATGGGGCGGATCTCTACTGCTTCAAACACAAGATTGGACCCAAATGGGAagatcctgtttgtgctgatggaggAAAGTGGACTATGATGTTCCCTAAGGCTACTCTGGAATCCAGTTGGCTTAACACG TTACTTGCGTTAGTTGGTGAGCAATTTGAGAAAGGAGATGAGATTTGCGGAGCAGTTCTGAATTTCAGAACGAGAGGGGATAAGATCTCTATATGGACAAAGAACGCTGCAAATGAGAAGGCTCAG ATAAACATTGGGAAGCAGTGGAAGGAACTTCTTGGTTACACTGAAACAATCGGGTTCATATTTCAT gaggATGCAAAGACTCTTGATCGCACTGCTAAACCTCGCTATACTGTATGA
- the LOC103828957 gene encoding uncharacterized protein LOC103828957, which yields MIATSSLLTFNQKIMQRCRKLLIRLTSSRPKRHYRHLKLNKPSSSSSSSSGKKTTRVVSSFFLAFQKKKQKKEKMKRLNELRSFSDSVSDKKAGSRKKGFPSSLTTSCIGQGKKAHSQKVSQDLDAPRDSTSAFLP from the coding sequence ATGATAGCCACATCATCATTACTTACATTCAACCAGAAGATTATGCAGCGTTGCAGGAAACTCCTCATCAGACTCACCAGTAGCCGTCCCAAACGCCATTACCGGCATTTGAAACTTAACAAGCCTTCTtcttcgtcatcatcatcatccggGAAGAAAACCACCAGAGTAGTGTCTTCGTTCTTCCTTGCCTTCcaaaagaagaagcagaagaaggagaagatgaagcGGCTTAACGAGCTCAGGAGTTTCTCCGATTCCGTCAGTGATAAGAAGGCTGGATCAAGAAAAAAGGGATTCCCATCTAGTCTCACAACGTCTTGCATTGGTCAAGGGAAGAAGGCTCATTCACAAAAAGTCTCACAAGATCTTGATGCACCTAGAGACAGCACAAGCGCATTCTTGCCATGA
- the LOC103828958 gene encoding uncharacterized protein LOC103828958 isoform X1 translates to MPPGAKKRKALKKKKKQQKQQEPTVTSTNTKGSTNGDNHHEKGHDENGRQDDRGSDDSSLSSPASQGSGEFGEAKDPSGLVNDTAKEISDHVTQGLGPKNGIERGKDDKKNSVDLASQDACGYSIKEITPVAEPEKTEHAETSTHSNLVNKKSDGTKEYPSPEKDNGKVAATLPGFSAGTSRNVESLIRSEVPVSSEEKLAECPVTYAASLVDSSTSRPNFLVKLLRFV, encoded by the exons ATGCCGCCAGGTGCGAAGAAGAGAAAggcgttgaagaagaagaagaagcagcagaAACAACAGGAACCGACTGTAACAAGCACGAACACTAAGGGATCCACCAATGGCGATAATCACCATG AGAAAGGACATGATGAAAATGGAAGGCAAGATGATAGGGGAAGTGATGATAGCAGTTTGAGTTCCCCTGCTTCTCAAGGAAGTGGAGAATTTGGCGAGGCAAAAGATCCATCTGGTTTGGTGAATGACACTGCTAAAGAGATATCAGATCATGTTACTCAGGGGCTAGGACCAAAAAATGGTATTGAAAGAGGAAAGGATGACAAGAAAAACTCTGTGGACTTAGCTTCTCAGGATGCTTGTGGCTATTCGATCAAGGAAATCACTCCTGTTGCCGAACCTGAAAAGACTGAGCATGCTGAGACCTCAACACACTCAAATTTAGTCAACAAGAAGTCTGATGGAACGAAGGAGTATCCATCTCCGGAGAAAGATAATGGTAAAGTGGCGGCTACTCTTCCTGGGTTCTCTGCTGGAACAAGCAGAAATGTAGAGAGTTTAATAAGATCTGAAGTTCCAGTATCCTCTGAGGAAAAG TTGGCTGAATGTCCTGTGACCTATGCAGCGTCTCTTGTTGACTCGTCCACCAGCCGTCCGAACTTCCTGGTTAAGTTGCTGCGGTTTGTTTGA
- the LOC103828958 gene encoding uncharacterized protein LOC103828958 isoform X2, whose protein sequence is MPPGAKKRKALKKKKKQQKQQEPTVTSTNTKGSTNGDNHHEKGHDENGRQDDRGSDDSSLSSPASQGSGEFGEAKDPSGLVNDTAKEISDHVTQGLGPKNGIERGKDDKKNSVDLASQDACGYSIKEITPVAEPEKTEHAETSTHSNLVNKKSDGTKEYPSPEKDNGKVAATLPGFSAGTSRNVESLIRSEVPVSSEEKRLLLTRPPAVRTSWLSCCGLFDAVTGSDR, encoded by the exons ATGCCGCCAGGTGCGAAGAAGAGAAAggcgttgaagaagaagaagaagcagcagaAACAACAGGAACCGACTGTAACAAGCACGAACACTAAGGGATCCACCAATGGCGATAATCACCATG AGAAAGGACATGATGAAAATGGAAGGCAAGATGATAGGGGAAGTGATGATAGCAGTTTGAGTTCCCCTGCTTCTCAAGGAAGTGGAGAATTTGGCGAGGCAAAAGATCCATCTGGTTTGGTGAATGACACTGCTAAAGAGATATCAGATCATGTTACTCAGGGGCTAGGACCAAAAAATGGTATTGAAAGAGGAAAGGATGACAAGAAAAACTCTGTGGACTTAGCTTCTCAGGATGCTTGTGGCTATTCGATCAAGGAAATCACTCCTGTTGCCGAACCTGAAAAGACTGAGCATGCTGAGACCTCAACACACTCAAATTTAGTCAACAAGAAGTCTGATGGAACGAAGGAGTATCCATCTCCGGAGAAAGATAATGGTAAAGTGGCGGCTACTCTTCCTGGGTTCTCTGCTGGAACAAGCAGAAATGTAGAGAGTTTAATAAGATCTGAAGTTCCAGTATCCTCTGAGGAAAAG CGTCTCTTGTTGACTCGTCCACCAGCCGTCCGAACTTCCTGGTTAAGTTGCTGCGGTTTGTTTGATGCAGTGACAGGATCTGACAGATAA
- the LOC103828959 gene encoding membrane protein PM19L: MGEMAGEQMKPVASLLLVLNFCMYVIVLGIGGWAMNRAIDHGFEIGPDLKLPAHFSPIYFPMGNAATGFFVTFALLAGVVGAASTISGLSHIRSWTVGSLPAAAAAATIAWTLTVLAMGFAWKEIELHVRNAKLRTMEAFLIILSVTQLLYIAAVHGVRRPT, encoded by the exons atgggtgAAATGGCGGGTGAGCAAATGAAACCTGTTGCTTCTCTACTTCTGGTGCTGAACTTCTGCATGTATGTGATTGTTTTAGGGATTGGAGGATGGGCCATGAACCGTGCAATCGACCACGGTTTCGAAATTG GCCCTGATCTCAAGCTGCCAGCACATTTCTCCCCAATTTATTTTCCGATGGGAAACGCAGCCACAGGTTTCTTTGTGACATTCGCGTTGCTTGCGGGAGTAGTTGGTGCGGCTTCCACAATCTCAGGCCTTAGCCACATTCGTTCTTGGACCGTGGGAAGCTTACCTGCTGCAGCCGCAGCTGCAACTATTGCCTGGACCCTCACAGTCCTTGCCATGGG ATTCGCCTGGAAAGAAATCGAGCTTCACGTGCGAAATGCAAAACTG AGAACCATGGAGGCGTTCTTGATCATACTCTCAGTCACACAGCTTCTTTACATCGCTGCTGTTCACGGCGTGAGGAGACCTACCTAA
- the LOC103828962 gene encoding probable methyltransferase PMT24: MAMGKYSRVDGKKSSGYGLTITIVLVVSLCLVGAWMFMSSWSAPTEESVDFSSTQTPKDVETITKTDFTNEEFDKGSKSEETEVVKESNEDKPDPESSGEEKTEQVEEKKEFEDKNGEGDRKDGEGESESDETKQKEKTQLEESSEENKSEDGNGTEENTEENTEKKTEESAGETEENTEKSTGDQAEITKESSSGSGAWSTQLVESQNEKKAQVSSIKWKVCNVTAGPDYIPCLDNWQAIKKLHSTKHYEHRERHCPEESPTCLVSLPEGYKRSIKWPKSREKIWYNNIPHTKLAQVKGHQNWVKMSGEYLTFPGGGTQFKNGALHYIDFLQESYPDIAWGNRTRVILDVGCGVASFGGYLFDRDVLALSFAPKDEHEAQVQFALERGIPAMSNVMGTKRLPFPGSVFDLIHCARCRVPWHIEGGKLLLELNRALRPGGFFVWSATPVYRKTEEDVGIWKAMSKLTKAMCWKLMTIKKDKLNEVGAAIYQKPMSNDCYNQRSQSEPPLCKDSDDQNAAWNVPLEACMHKVTEDSSKRGAAWPENWPERVETVPQWLDSQEGVYGKPAQEDFTADQERWKTIVSKSYLNGMGIDWSYVRNVMDMRAVYGGFAAALKDLKLWVMNVVPIDSADTLPIIYERGLFGIYHDWCESFSTYPRTYDLLHADHLFSALKKRCSLVSAMAEVDRILRPQGTFIVRDDMETIGEIEKMVKSMKWNVRMTHSKDGEGVLSVQKSLWRPSEVETVTWAIA, translated from the exons ATGGCAATGGGGAAGTATTCTCGTGTAGACGGGAAGAAGTCTTCTGGCTATGGCTTAACCATTACCATAGTCTTAGTTGTTTCTCTCTGTTTGGTTGGGGCCTGGATGTTCATGTCTTCATGGTCTGCTCCTACTGAGGAGTCTGTTGACTTCTCTTCTACCCAGACTCCAAAGGATGTGGAAACTATTACCAAGACTGATTTCACAAACGAAGAATTTGACAAAGGTTCCAAGAGTGAGGAAACTGAGGTTGTGAAAGAGAGCAACGAAGACAAGCCTGATCCTGAGAGCTCTGGTGAGGAGAAGACGGAGCAGGTTGAGGAGAAGAAGGAGTTTGAAGACAAGAATGGTGAAGGGGATAGAAAAGATGGAGAGGGTGAGTCAGAAAGTGATGAAACGAAGCAGAAAGAGAAGACACAGTTGGAAGAGAGCTCAGAGGAAAACAAATCAGAGGATGGTAATGGAACCGAAGAGAATACTGAAGAAAACACTGAGAAGAAGACGGAAGAAAGCGCTGGTGAAACTGAAGAGAACACTGAGAAGAGTACTGGTGACCAGGCCGAGATTACAAAGGAGTCGAGCAGTGGAAGTGGGGCTTGGTCTACCCAATTGGTTGAATCACAGAACGAGAAGAAAGCACAAGTGTCCTCAATCAAATGGAAAGTCTGCAATGTGACAGCTGGACCAGACTACATCCCTTGCCTTGACAATTGGCAAGCTATCAAGAAGCTTCATTCCACTAAGCATTATGAACATCGTGAGAGGCATTGTCCTGAGGAATCTCCAACCTGCCTTGTTTCTCTTCCCGAAGGGTATAAACGATCCATCAAATGGCCTAAGAGCAGAGAAAAG ATATGGTACAACAACATTCCTCACACCAAGCTAGCACAAGTGAAAGGACATCAAAACTGGGTGAAGATGAGTGGTGAATACTTAACATTCCCTGGTGGTGGTACTCAGTTCAAGAACGGTGCTCTTCACTATATTGATTTCCTCCAAGAG TCATATCCTGATATTGCTTGGGGAAACAGAACCCGTGTTATATTGGATGTTGGGTGTGGTGTTGCTAGCTTCGGAGGATACCTTTTCGACAGAGATGTCCTTGCTTTGTCATTTGCACCAAAAGATGAACACGAGGCGCAGGTGCAGTTTGCTTTGGAACGTGGTATCCCTGCAATGTCAAATGTTATGGGAACCAAGAGATTGCCTTTCCCAGGATCTGTTTTCGATCTTATCCACTGTGCTCGTTGTAGAGTCCCTTGGCATATTGAAGGTGGTAAACTACTTTTGGAACTGAACCGTGCATTGAGACCGGGTGGTTTCTTTGTCTGGTCGGCAACTCCAGTTTACAGGAAGACCGAAGAAGACGTTGGCATATGGAAAG CTATGTCGAAGCTAACAAAGGCAATGTGCTGGAAACTAATGACGATAAAGAAAGATAAACTGAATGAAGTTGGTGCTGCCATTTACCAAAAGCCAATGTCTAATGATTGCTACAACCAAAGATCTCAAAGCGAGCCACCTCTCTGCAAAGACTCTGATGATCAAAACGCCGCTTG GAATGTTCCACTTGAGGCATGTATGCACAAAGTGACAGAAGATTCATCAAAACGGGGAGCAGCTTGGCCTGAGAATTGGCCAGAGAGAGTAGAGACTGTTCCTCAGTGGTTGGATTCTCAGGAAGGTGTGTATGGAAAACCTGCACAAGAGGATTTCACAGCAGACCAAGAACGTTGGAAGACTATTGTTTCAAAGTCATACCTCAACGGTATGGGAATCGATTGGTCGTATGTGAGAAATGTGATGGACATGAGAGCTGTCTATGGAGG TTTTGCTGCTGCTTTGAAGGATCTGAAGCTGTGGGTGATGAATGTAGTTCCTATCGACTCAGCTGATACGTTACCAATTATATACGAACGTGGTTTGTTTGGAATCTACCATGACTGGTGTGAATCATTCAGCACTTACCCTCGAACTTACGACCTCCTTCATGCTGATCATCTTTTCTCTGCACTGAAGAAGAG GTGCAGCTTGGTATCGGCAATGGCTGAAGTGGACAGGATTCTTAGACCACAAGGAACTTTTATAGTAAGAGATGACATGGAAACAATAGGAGAAATAGAGAAGATGGTGAAATCGATGAAGTGGAATGTAAGAATGACACATTCCAAAGATGGAGAAGGAGTGCTCTCTGTTCAGAAGTCATTGTGGCGTCCTTCAGAGGTCGAGACAGTTACATGGGCAATAGCCTGA